From Cryptomeria japonica unplaced genomic scaffold, Sugi_1.0 HiC_scaffold_216, whole genome shotgun sequence, the proteins below share one genomic window:
- the LOC131056110 gene encoding putative multidrug resistance protein — MLAKIPDSKGILHCLFVTAMARVAFNRNSRSDDLLARKMDIWKVFKYIDYIDMLTMALGTLGSIADGLSVPATWIIWGRLSNTLGYGSSQKNGEFITKMNMGVMHIVFVAAAVWIAAFIEAFFWTRTGERQASRLRRKYLRAVLRQDAQFFDTRGISTAEVVNAVTNDTLLIQDVLTEKTPFFIKNVTTFIGSYAVSFYLSWKLTLVAFPLVTLLITPAFIYGKILMRLARDTHAQNNRASTIVEQALSSIRTVYSFVGEDSLINKYSSVLDTIVKQGLKQGLAKGLVIGNNGFTFVIWAFMAWRGSGLVISHAVSPGIVLAIGLLITHGGMALAMALPNLKYFSEAAIAAFHISEMIDRVPEIDQAEQAGNVLEKVYGEIQFRNVQFTYPSRPDTRIFRNFSLIVPAGQTMALVGASGSGKSTAILLLERFYDPTAGEILLDRVNIQDLQLKWLRNQIGLVSQEPTLFATSIRENILFGKENATMDEITTAAMAANAHNFINQLPQGYDTQVGERGVQMSGGQKQRIAIARTLLKNPPIMLLDEATSALDAESERIVQDALDKASTGRTTIIVAHHLSIVKAVDIIAVVQDGCVIESGGHLELIQNPNGKYASLIHLQQQTIKKQTIDNNTSIPILRGSRWDLENMSDILDEHGSSFSTLEKEEKVKVSDKTRSPSFCLMFAMNSPEWKNAVVGCLGAIGYGALNPSYSITVASMLSVLFLDNHDEIRGKIRSYCIIFVALTVWSFLANVIEHYNFAVMGEFLTRRVRMKMLSKILTFEVGWFDMKENSSGAVCSSLSKEANMMRSLVGDRLSLMVESLSAVVIACIVSLVVSWRFAIVLIATQPVQIYCHYTKRVLLKQLSRKSSKAQNQSSQVATECVVNHRTIAAFCGEERILRLFESTQKEPHKEIKRQSWYAGLVLGTCEFIHTSQGALGFWYGGKLRHQGYLSFHAFLTCIGIMGRIGRIIADAGSMTSDIAKGADAVKSIFVILDRNSSINAEDIGGFKPDKIDGNVELRNVDFSYPARPNVIVLRDFCLEIKAGSSVALVGKSGCGKSTIIELLERFYDPIKGLVLIDDKDIKAFNMRYLRHFIGLVGQEPSLFAGSIRDNILYGKEDATEAEVIEAAMAANAHGFICHLENGYDTNTGDRGLQLSGGQKQRIAIARAIIKNPSILLLDEATSALDLQSEKMVQEALDRVMVGRTSIVIAHRLSTIQNSDCIAVIEDGKIVEQGSHPVLMSKGEKSEYFRLIKLQERNNSISS; from the exons ATGCTGGCTAAAATTCCCGATTCAAAAGGaattttgcattgtttgtttgttaCAGCCATGGCTAGAGTTGCTTTTAACAGAAATAGCCGTTCAGATGATTTACTAGCTCGGAAAATGGACATCTGGAAAGTTTTCAAATATATAGATTATATTGATATGTTGACAATGGCATTGGGAACTTTGGGTTCCATTGCAGACGGATTATCTGTACCTGCTACATGGATCATATGGGGAAGATTATCCAATACTCTAGGATATGGTTCATCTCAGAAAAATGGTGAATTTATCACCAAAATGAACATG GGAGTTATGCATATCGTGTTTGTGGCTGCTGCAGTATGGATTGCAGCATTCATAG AGGCTTTCTTCTGGACTAGGACTGGAGAAAGACAGGCATCTCGACTGAGAAGAAAATATTTAAGAGCTGTGTTGAGACAAGATGCCCAATTTTTCGACACAAGAGGCATAAGCACGGCCGAGGTGGTTAATGCTGTTACCAATGATACTCTTCTCATCCAAGACGTCCTCACTGAAAAG ACTCCATTTTTTATCAAGAATGTAACAACTTTTATTGGTTCCTACGCTGTTAGCTTTTACTTGTCATGGAAGCTGACTTTAGTGGCCTTTCCATTAGTCACACTACTGATCACCCCGGCATTCATTTATGGTAAGATTCTAATGAGGCTGGCCAGGGATACGCATGCACAAAATAATAGGGCCAGTACAATTGTAGAGCAAGCACTCTCCTCCATCAGGACTGTGTATTCATTCGTGGGAGAGGATAGTCTAATCAACAAATATTCATCTGTACTCGATACAATTGTAAAGCAGGGTCTTAAGCAAGGTCTAGCGAAAGGTTTAGTTATTGGAAACAATGGATTTACTTTTGTTATATGGGCTTTTATGGCATGGCGTGGGAGCGGCTTGGTCATATCTCATGCTGTATCACCAGGAATAGTTCTGGCAATCGGCCTGCTTATAACTCACGGTGGAAT GGCTTTGGCGATGGCACTTCCCAATCTCAAGTACTTTTCAGAGGCAGCCATTGCTGCATTTCACATCTCCGAAATGATCGATAGAGTACCAGAGATCGATCAAGCAGAGCAAGCGGGGAATGTACTGGAAAAGGTATATGGCGAAATCCAATTCAGAAATGTACAATTCACATATCCTTCTCGACCAGACACTCGGATATTTAGAAATTTCTCCCTAATTGTTCCTGCTGGACAAACTATGGCTCTGGTTGGAGCAAGCGGATCAGGAAAATCCACAGCAATTTTGTTATTAGAACGTTTCTATGATCCAACTGCAGGGGAGATTCTTCTCGACAGAGTGAACATTCAAGACTTGCAACTGAAATGGCTGCGCAACCAAATCGGTCTGGTAAGTCAAGAGCCAACCCTGTTTGCTACCTCTATTCGAGAGAATATATTGTTTGGGAAAGAGAATGCTACCATGGATGAAATCACCACTGCTGCAATGGCTGCTAATGCCCACAATTTTATTAATCAACTACCACAAGGATACGATACACAG GTAGGAGAACGGGGCGTCCAGATGTCTGGAGGGCAAAAGCAGCGGATAGCCATTGCTCGGACACTGCTGAAAAACCCTCCAATAATGCTGTTGGATGAAGCCACTAGTGCTCTGGATGCAGAATCAGAGCGCATTGTCCAGGATGCTCTTGATAAAGCTTCTACAGGACGTACAACTATTATTGTGGCACATCATCTCTCCATAGTGAAAGCTGTAGACATAATTGCAGTAGTACAAGATGGTTGTGTTATTGAGTCGGGCGGACACCTGGAGCTGatccaaaatccaaatggcaagtACGCATCTCTCATTCACTTACAACAGCAAACGATCAAAAAACAAACTATTGACAACAATACCTCTATACCAATTTTGAGAGGAAGCAGATGGGATCTTGAGAACATGTCAGATATTTTAGATGAACATGGAAGTTCTTTTTCTAcattagaaaaagaagaaaaggtcAAAGTTTCAGATAAAACTCGATCTCCATCCTTTTGCTTAATGTTTGCAATGAACTCTCCAGAATGGAAGAATGCTGTAGTGGGGTGCCTTGGTGCCATTGGCTACGGAGCCCTGAATCCATCATATTCTATTACTGTGGCAAGCATGCTATCGGTCCTATTTTTAGACAATCATGATGAAATAAGGGGCAAAATAAGaagttactgcattatttttgtaGCATTGACAGTGTGGTCCTTCCTAGCAAATGTGATCGAACATTATAACTTTGCAGTCATGGGAGAGTTCTTAACCAGAAGAGTTCGTATGAAAATGCTGTCAAAAATTTTAACCTTTGAAGTAGGATGGTTTGATATGAAAGAAAATTCAAGTGGAGCTGTTTGTTCCAGCCTATCAAAGGAAGCTAATATG ATGAGATCCTTGGTGGGAGATCGCTTGTCACTTATGGTGGAAAGTCTATCAGCAGTGGTTATAGCCTGCATTGTTTCACTAGTTGTTTCCTGGCGTTTTGCCATTGTGTTAATTGCCACACAACCTGTACAGATCTACTGCCACTACACGAAAAGGGTTCTACTTAAGCAACTTTCAAGGAAGTCTAGCAAAGCCCAGAACCAATCCAGCCAAGTGGCCACAGAATGTGTTGTAAACCATAGAACCATTGCAGCTTTCTGTGGTGAAGAAAGAATTCTCCGGCtctttgaatccactcaaaaagaGCCTCACAAAGAGATCAAGAGACAATCATGGTATGCAGGATTGGTTCTTGGAACATGTGAATTTATCCATACATCCCAAGGGGCTTTAGGATTTTGGTATGGAGGGAAGCTTAGACATCAAGGATATTTAAGTTTCCATGCATTTTTAACCTGCATAGGAATCATGGGAAGAATTGGGCGGATTATAGCAGATGCTGGAAGCATGACTTCAGACATAGCCAAGGGTGCGGATGCTGTGAAATCTATATTTGTGATCTTGGATAGAAATAGTTCCATAAATGCAGAAGATATTGGAGGATTTAAACCAGATAAAATTGATGGCAATGTTGAATTAAGAAATGTAGATTTTTCTTATCCTGCTCGTCCCAATGTTATTGTATTAAGAGATTTCTGTCTTGAAATCAAAGCAGGAAGCAGTGTGGCTCTGGTTGGCAAAAGCGGGTGTGGGAAGTCCACCATTATTGAACTCCTGGAGAGATTCTATGATCCTATCAAAGGACTAGTTTTAATAGATGATAAAGACATTAAAGCATTCAATATGAGGTACTTGAGACATTTTATAGGTCTGGTAGGGCAAGAGCCAAGTTTGTTCGCAGGGAGTATTAGAGATAACATTCTGTATGGTAAGGAAGATGCAACCGAGGCAGAGGTGATTGAGGCCGCGATGGCTGCTAATGCCCATGGATTTATATG TCATTTGGAGAATGGATATGATACAAATACAGGTGATAGAGGACTGCAGTTGTCTGGTGGGCAGAAGCAACGGATAGCCATAGCAAgggcaataataaaaaatccaagcATCTTACTTCTGGACGAGGCAACTAGTGCATTGGATCTTCAATCAGAGAAAATGGTTCAGGAAGCGCTAGATCGAGTTATGGTGGGAAGAACAAGCATAGTTATAGCTCATAGATTGAGCACAATTCAAAACTCTGACTGCATAGCAGTTATTGAGGATGGAAAGATTGTTGAGCAGGGCAGTCATCCTGTTTTGATGAGTAAAGGTGAAAAAAGTGAGTACTTTAGACTTATCAAGCTCCAAGAACGCAATAATTCCATATCGTCTTGA